A stretch of the Gracilinanus agilis isolate LMUSP501 chromosome 4, AgileGrace, whole genome shotgun sequence genome encodes the following:
- the LOC123246338 gene encoding olfactory receptor 2B11-like, protein MSGSNESLPDMFVLLGFSDNSWIELPLFLILLISYPLAMLGNFFIILICRLDHHLHSPMYFFLTNLSFLDICYTTSIVPQIMFNLGSSKKTITYIGCAIQLYFFHFMGSAECLLLAVMSLDRYVAICKPLHYTLIMNHHICTLLVSIVWLSGLTYAISEVTLTLQLPLCGHNELDHLICEMPVVIKAACGDKSSNEFGLSLVCVFFLAIPLALVIASYVCIGEAVKKIQSSEGRKKAFGTCSSHLIVVLLFYGPAISMYLQPPSSISRDQPKFMALFYGVVTPTLNPFIYTLRNKDVKGAIGNILRRMFRSKRGSISNIK, encoded by the coding sequence ATGTCAGGGAGTAATGAAAGCCTTCCAGATATGTTTGTTTTATTAGGCTTCTCAGATAACTCATGGATAGAACTTCCTCTGTTCCTCATTCTCCTTATTAGTTACCCATTAGCTATGCTGGGCAACTTCTTTATCATTCTAATCTGTAGGCTAGACCATCACCTCCATAGTCCAATGTATTTTTTCCTAACTAATCTCTCCTTTCTGGACATCTGTTATACAACAAGCATTGTTCCCCAGATAATGTTCAACTTGGGTAGCTCAAAGAAGACAATCACTTATATTGGATGTGCCATTCAGCTTTACTTCTTCCATTTCATGGGGTCCGCAGAGTGTCTTCTCTTAGCTGTCATGTCTCTGGATCGCTATGTAGCTATTTGCAAACCACTTCACTACACCCTCATCATGAATCATCATATTTGTACCCTACTGGTATCCATTGTGTGGCTAAGTGGCCTGACTTATGCTATATCAGAGGTTACTTTGACTTTACAGCTGCCATTGTGTGGACACAATGAATTAGATCACTTGATATGTGAGATGCCTGTAGTGATCAAGGCTGCCTGTGGTGATAAGAGTTCTAATGAATTTGGGCTTTCCTTGGTCTGTGTATTTTTCTTAGCTATTCCTTTAGCCCTTGTTATTGCCTCTTATGTCTGTATTGGAGAAGCTGTTAAGAAAATTCAGTCTtctgagggaaggaagaaagcctTTGGGACCTGTTCTTCCCATCTCATTGTTGTATTATTGTTCTATGGCCCTGCAATTAGTATGTATCTCCAACCCCCTTCTTCTATCTCCAGAGATCAACCCAAATTCATGGCCCTTTTCTATGGTGTCGTGACCCCTACCCTCAATCCCTTCATCTACACCCTAAGGAATAAGGATGTGAAAGGAGCCATAGGTAATATATTGAGGAGAATGTTTAGGTCCAAAAGAGGATCAATATCCAATATCAAGTAA